A stretch of the Aegilops tauschii subsp. strangulata cultivar AL8/78 chromosome 4, Aet v6.0, whole genome shotgun sequence genome encodes the following:
- the LOC109738768 gene encoding glycine-rich RNA-binding protein blt801, whose product MADVEYRCFVGGLAWATDDQSLQNAFSKYGDVIDSKIITDRETGRSRGFGFVTFASDEAMRQAIEAMNGQDLDGRNITVNEAQSRRSGGGGGGFGGGGGGGGYGGQRREGGGGGGYGGGGGGYGGGRSGGGGGYGSREGGGGYGSGGGGGGYGGSRGGSGGGNWRE is encoded by the exons ATGGCGGACGTCGAGTACCGCTGCTTCGTGGGCGGCCTCGCCTGGGCCACCGACGACCAGTCCCTCCAGAACGCCTTCTCCAAGTACGGCGACGTCATCGACTCCAAG ATCATCACTGACAGGGAGACGGGCCGTTCCCGCGGGTTCGGGTTCGTCACCTTCGCGTCGGACGAGGCGATGCGCCAGGCGATCGAGGCCATGAACGGCCAGGACCTGGACGGCCGCAACATCACCGTCAACGAGGCCCAGTCCCGCcgctccggcggaggcggcggcggcttcggcggcggcggcggcggcggcggctacggcgGCCAGCGTCGtgaaggaggaggcggcggcggctacggcggcggcggcggtggctacggaggtggccgcagcggcggcggcggtggctacggcagccgtgagggcggcggcggctacggcagcggcggcggcggcggcggctacggcggcagccgcggcggctccggcggcggcaacTGGAGGGAGTGA